In a genomic window of Tripterygium wilfordii isolate XIE 37 chromosome 8, ASM1340144v1, whole genome shotgun sequence:
- the LOC120004543 gene encoding uncharacterized protein LOC120004543, with amino-acid sequence MGKGKSAVKPGVLKKKYGLIGSLLRVDTPVTLLQAAISYWDPAYRCFTFGQIDFSPTIEEYAQLLQLEPHNTKMYYFQENMSAEKIIAKMLGYESENVKRMGSFKGSKWCFPIEELIKYVEGKPKTTLRQSALALAIYRAILFPCIQGYVEGRVIKLFNQVDHGVNPVPAIICETIRSLNFCRCNIKARFNGCSALLGIWLVSHIKYCRELDFPKIGFKDHTRPERRPILEFTEAKWKPGHPNIGEWEKILQSLDVRSLEGKAPWFLPDTFLYRCGDFLWVPLLGPWGAVSQAPALVFRQIGSNPCIPATHGLLDLNFSYDDGEDLELIVPRVRKILQAWKNLKITNRGKHT; translated from the coding sequence ATGGGCAAAGGAAAGTCCGCAGTTAAGCCCggagttctcaaaaaaaaatatggtctcatagggagtctgctaagggtcgatacaccagtgacattgcttcaagcagctatttcatattgggatccggcatataggtgcttcacatttgggcaaatagatttctcacccacaattgaggaatatgctcagttactacaattggagcctcataatacaaaaatgtattacttccaggaaaacatgtcagctgaaaaaattattgccaagaTGTTGGGATATGAGAGTGAGAATGTCAAGAGGATGGGTTCATTCAAAGGGAGCAAGTGGTGCTTTCCAATTGAGGAATTGATAAAATATGTGGAGGGAAAGCCGAAGACAACATTGAGACAGTCAGCATTGGCGCTTGCAATATACAGAGctatattatttccttgcattcaaggatatgtggaagggagagtgatcaagctttttaatcaggtagatcacggtgtgaacccagttcctgcaataatatgtgaaacgattcgttctctcaacttttgtcgttgcaatataaaagcaaggttcaatggatgttCAGCTTTGCTCGGAATCTGGTTAGTAAGTCACATTAAATACTGTAGggagcttgattttccaaagattggctttaagGATCACACGCGGCCAGAAAGAAGACCGATATTGGAGTTCACAGAGGCAAAGTGGAAACCTGGCCACCCGAATATTGGAGAAtgggaaaagatcttgcaatcccTGGATGTTCGTAGTTTAGAAGGAAAAGCACCTTGGTTTTTGCCTGACACATTTCTATATAGGTGTGGAGATTTTCTTTGGGTCCCTCTTTTAGGCCCGTGGGGAGCTGTCAGTCAAGCACCAGCATTAGTATTTAGGCAAATAGGGTCTAATCCTTGTATTCCAGCAACACATGGGTTGTTAGATCttaatttttcttatgatgatggagaagatttgGAGTTGATTGTACCTAGGGTACGAAAGATACTTCAAGCATGGAAAAATCTCAAGATTACGAATCGAGGCAAACACACATAA